The following are from one region of the Streptomyces rubrogriseus genome:
- the ssgD gene encoding spore wall synthesis regulator SsgD, whose translation MSTVIDQPVEARLVAAAPRMPNIPATLHYDRADPFAVRMTFPAPATLEGVEVCWTFSRELLIAGMQEPNGHGDVRVRPYAYDRTVLEFHAPEGTAVIHVRSGELRRFLQAAGELVPVGLEHLQLDLDHELAELMRGSC comes from the coding sequence TTGTCCACCGTCATCGATCAGCCCGTCGAGGCGCGCCTCGTCGCCGCCGCGCCGCGCATGCCGAACATTCCCGCCACCCTGCACTACGACCGCGCCGACCCGTTCGCCGTCCGCATGACCTTCCCGGCCCCGGCCACCCTGGAGGGCGTGGAGGTCTGCTGGACCTTCTCCCGCGAGCTGCTCATCGCCGGGATGCAGGAGCCGAACGGCCACGGCGACGTCCGGGTGCGCCCGTACGCGTACGACCGCACCGTCCTGGAGTTCCACGCGCCCGAGGGCACCGCGGTGATCCATGTCCGCTCGGGCGAGCTGCGCCGGTTCCTCCAGGCCGCCGGCGAGCTGGTGCCGGTGGGTCTCGAGCACCTCCAGCTGGATCTGGACCACGAGCTGGCGGAGCTGATGCGCGGGAGCTGCTGA
- a CDS encoding GOLPH3/VPS74 family protein, whose translation MPNGSLSLPARLCLLAWDPERSSAAETARVHHLVRAGALTELAQRGLLTDDEGIATPADLDSRTGDAVLDGLLELVRESLPHRWRTWVRLHARVTFDAVREQLVAEGYLRAEKKRVLGVFPSVEYVLARAAAARALREEARHLLEGPLPAGEVSERDAALAALAAAAGLGATGGPAGGNRGRDRIAELTRRCAGAGPGLRKIVGEVWDAVSDETARAPVSARG comes from the coding sequence GTGCCCAACGGCTCGCTCTCACTGCCGGCCCGGCTCTGCCTGCTGGCCTGGGACCCCGAGCGGTCCTCGGCGGCCGAGACCGCCCGTGTCCACCACCTGGTGCGCGCCGGCGCGCTCACCGAACTGGCCCAGCGCGGGCTGCTCACCGACGACGAGGGCATCGCCACCCCCGCCGACCTGGACTCCCGCACCGGCGACGCCGTCCTCGACGGGCTGCTGGAACTCGTCCGCGAGTCGCTGCCGCACCGGTGGCGCACCTGGGTGCGGCTGCACGCCCGGGTCACCTTCGACGCCGTGCGGGAGCAACTGGTGGCCGAGGGATACCTACGGGCGGAGAAGAAGCGCGTGCTCGGCGTGTTCCCGTCCGTGGAGTACGTGCTCGCGCGGGCCGCCGCGGCGCGGGCGCTGCGGGAGGAGGCGCGGCACCTGCTGGAAGGGCCGTTGCCGGCCGGTGAGGTCTCCGAGCGGGACGCGGCCCTGGCCGCGCTGGCGGCCGCCGCCGGACTGGGCGCGACCGGCGGCCCGGCGGGCGGGAACCGCGGGCGGGACCGGATCGCGGAGCTGACCCGGCGGTGCGCGGGCGCGGGCCCCGGCCTGCGGAAGATCGTGGGAGAGGTGTGGGACGCGGTGAGCGACGAGACGGCCCGGGCACCGGTGTCCGCCCGCGGCTGA
- a CDS encoding ABC-F family ATP-binding cassette domain-containing protein gives MSTSPTSLTCTSLSFAWPDGTAVFDGLDVAFGPGRTGLVGLNGAGKSTLLKLIAGRLTPADGTVRVAGEVGYLPQNVALDTALRVDEALGIDGRRAALHAIEAGDASEAHFETVGDDWDVEERALATLGELGLGHIGLDRTVGEVSGGESVLLRLAALLLSRSDVLLLDEPTNNLDVYARRRLYAAVESWPGVMVVVSHDRELLERVDQIADLRAGSVTWYGGNLTAYEEALAVEQEAAERMVRVAESDLRRQKRELADAQVVLARRRRYGQKMYDTKREPRAVMKLRARTAQQSAGKYRIMHEEKLAGAKERLDDAVEAVRDDDEIRVDLPYTAVPPGRTVLTLRALEMAYGARVAGGLDLHGPERIALVGRNGAGKTTLLRTVAGELAPVAGEATAHVPLRFLPQRLDVLDDTLSVAENVARFAPGATDNRVRARLARFLFRGARADQQAATLSGGERFRAALAALMLAEPAPQLLMLDEPTNNLDMASVRQLTSALEAYEGALLVASHDVPFLESLGITRWLLLEEGELREITPDAVGYSA, from the coding sequence ATGTCTACTTCCCCCACTTCTCTCACCTGTACGTCCCTGTCCTTCGCCTGGCCCGACGGCACGGCCGTCTTCGACGGACTCGACGTCGCCTTCGGCCCCGGCAGGACCGGCCTCGTCGGCCTCAACGGCGCCGGGAAGTCCACCCTGTTGAAGCTGATCGCCGGGCGGCTCACCCCGGCCGACGGCACCGTCCGGGTGGCCGGCGAGGTGGGCTACCTGCCGCAGAACGTCGCGCTCGACACCGCGCTGCGGGTCGACGAGGCGCTCGGCATCGACGGCCGGCGGGCCGCGCTGCACGCCATCGAGGCGGGTGACGCGAGCGAGGCGCACTTCGAGACCGTCGGCGACGACTGGGACGTCGAGGAACGCGCGCTGGCCACGCTCGGCGAGCTGGGCCTGGGCCACATCGGCCTCGACCGCACCGTCGGCGAGGTGTCCGGCGGCGAGTCGGTGCTGCTGCGGCTGGCCGCGCTGCTGCTGAGCCGGTCCGACGTCCTGCTCCTGGACGAGCCCACCAACAACCTCGACGTGTACGCCCGCAGGCGGCTGTACGCGGCCGTCGAGTCCTGGCCGGGGGTGATGGTCGTGGTCAGCCACGACCGCGAGCTGCTGGAACGGGTCGACCAGATCGCCGACCTGCGGGCCGGCTCGGTCACCTGGTACGGCGGCAACCTCACGGCGTACGAGGAGGCGCTCGCCGTGGAGCAGGAGGCGGCCGAGCGGATGGTCCGGGTCGCCGAGTCCGATCTGCGCAGGCAGAAGCGCGAACTGGCCGACGCCCAGGTCGTCCTGGCCCGGCGCAGGCGCTACGGGCAGAAGATGTACGACACCAAGCGCGAACCCCGTGCGGTGATGAAGCTGCGGGCCCGCACGGCCCAGCAGTCCGCGGGCAAGTACCGCATCATGCACGAGGAGAAGCTCGCCGGTGCGAAGGAGCGGCTCGACGACGCGGTGGAGGCCGTGCGGGACGACGACGAGATCCGCGTCGACCTGCCGTACACGGCCGTACCGCCGGGCCGGACCGTGCTGACCCTGCGGGCGCTGGAGATGGCGTACGGCGCCCGGGTGGCGGGCGGTCTCGATCTGCACGGTCCGGAGCGGATCGCGCTGGTGGGGCGCAACGGCGCGGGCAAGACCACACTGCTGCGCACCGTCGCCGGGGAGCTGGCGCCGGTGGCGGGCGAGGCGACGGCGCACGTGCCGCTGCGGTTCCTGCCACAGCGTCTGGACGTCCTCGACGACACGCTGAGCGTCGCGGAGAACGTGGCCCGGTTCGCGCCCGGCGCCACCGACAACCGGGTCCGGGCGCGGCTGGCGCGCTTCCTGTTCCGGGGCGCCCGCGCCGACCAGCAGGCGGCCACGCTGTCCGGCGGCGAACGCTTCCGGGCGGCGCTGGCGGCGCTGATGCTGGCCGAGCCCGCGCCGCAGCTGCTGATGCTGGACGAGCCGACCAACAACCTCGACATGGCGAGCGTGCGGCAGCTCACCAGCGCGCTGGAGGCGTACGAGGGGGCGCTGCTCGTGGCCAGCCACGACGTGCCGTTCCTGGAGTCGCTCGGCATCACGCGCTGGCTGCTGCTGGAGGAGGGAGAACTGAGGGAAATCACGCCGGACGCTGTCGGGTATTCCGCCTAG
- a CDS encoding ATP-binding cassette domain-containing protein: protein MSEFISITGARENNLQDVTLRIPKGRLTVFTGVSGSGKSSVVFDTIAVESRRQLNETFTWFVRNRLPKYERPHADALEGLTPAIVVDQRPVGGHSRSTVGTMTDIHSVLRVLFSRHGTPGAGGATAYSFNDPSGMCPGCDGLGRRVQPDWERILDPARSLADGAVRFPPFAAGTWQGQTYTNTEELDTGKPVGDFTAAERAFLMRGRPGSKVAVSGSGGTWSTEYEGLADRFERLYLKRDLSGMSERTRDLVRGFLVEARCPDCGGARLNAAALATRIDGRSIADCSRMQITDLIAVLREIDDPVALPVAAAAVAALERVEAIGLGYLSLDRETATLSGGEGQRLKTVRHLGSSLTGMTYIFDEPSVGLHPRDVGRLGDLLLRLRDKGNTVLVVEHDPDVIALADHVVDMGPRAGADGGRVVFEGTPASLAASDTLTGRCLGRRTAVKDTVRTATGELWVKGAERHNLREVTVAFPTGVLTAVTGVAGSGKSTLVAELTGAHPDAVVVDQSAIGISARSTPATYLGIMDTVRKVFARETGAEPGFFSFNSAGACGTCEGRGTIHTDLAFMDPVTTTCHDCEGRRFREEVLRLTVDGRSVADVLAMTADQALGFFSDPGLRRRLRALRDVGLTYLTLGQPLSTLSGGERQRIKLATRLHRTGAVYVLDEPTTGLHMSDVEGLLALLDRLVDAGNTVVVVEHNLDVVAHADRVIDLGPDGGRDGGRVIFEGTPRELLAARGSSTAEHLRRATRG, encoded by the coding sequence ATGAGCGAGTTCATCAGCATCACCGGGGCCAGGGAGAACAACCTCCAGGACGTCACGCTCCGCATCCCGAAGGGCCGGCTGACCGTGTTCACCGGCGTTTCGGGGTCGGGGAAGTCGTCGGTCGTGTTCGACACGATCGCGGTGGAGTCGCGGCGCCAGCTGAACGAGACGTTCACCTGGTTCGTCCGCAACCGGCTGCCCAAGTACGAGCGGCCGCACGCGGACGCCCTGGAGGGCCTGACCCCCGCGATCGTCGTCGACCAGCGGCCGGTCGGGGGCCACTCCCGCTCCACGGTCGGCACGATGACCGACATCCACTCGGTGCTGCGGGTGCTGTTCTCCCGGCACGGCACCCCCGGCGCGGGAGGGGCGACGGCGTACTCCTTCAACGACCCGTCGGGCATGTGCCCCGGCTGCGACGGCCTGGGCCGCAGGGTGCAGCCCGACTGGGAACGGATCCTGGACCCGGCCAGGTCGCTGGCGGACGGGGCGGTCCGTTTCCCGCCGTTCGCGGCCGGGACCTGGCAGGGGCAGACCTACACCAACACCGAGGAGCTGGACACCGGCAAGCCGGTCGGCGACTTCACGGCGGCCGAGCGCGCCTTCCTGATGCGGGGGCGGCCCGGCAGCAAGGTCGCCGTCAGCGGCTCGGGCGGGACATGGAGCACCGAGTACGAGGGACTCGCCGACCGGTTCGAACGGCTGTACCTCAAGCGGGACCTGTCCGGCATGAGCGAGCGGACCCGGGATCTCGTGCGCGGCTTCCTGGTCGAGGCCCGCTGCCCCGACTGCGGCGGGGCCCGGCTGAACGCGGCGGCGCTCGCGACCCGGATCGACGGGCGCTCCATCGCCGACTGCTCCCGGATGCAGATCACCGACCTGATCGCCGTACTGCGGGAGATCGACGACCCGGTGGCCCTGCCGGTGGCGGCCGCCGCGGTGGCCGCGCTGGAGCGGGTGGAGGCGATCGGCCTCGGCTACCTCAGCCTGGACCGGGAGACCGCCACGCTGTCCGGCGGCGAGGGGCAGCGGCTGAAGACCGTGCGGCACCTCGGTTCCAGCCTGACCGGGATGACGTACATCTTCGACGAGCCCAGCGTCGGACTGCACCCGCGTGACGTCGGGCGCCTCGGCGACCTGCTGCTGCGGCTGCGCGACAAGGGCAACACCGTGCTGGTGGTCGAGCACGACCCGGACGTCATCGCGCTGGCCGACCACGTCGTCGACATGGGCCCGCGGGCCGGTGCCGACGGCGGCCGGGTGGTGTTCGAGGGGACGCCGGCCTCCCTGGCCGCGTCGGACACGCTCACCGGGCGGTGCCTGGGGCGGCGTACGGCGGTGAAGGACACGGTCCGCACGGCGACCGGTGAGCTGTGGGTCAAGGGCGCCGAGCGGCACAACCTGCGGGAGGTGACGGTGGCGTTCCCGACCGGGGTGCTCACCGCGGTCACCGGGGTCGCCGGGTCGGGCAAGAGCACGCTGGTCGCGGAGCTGACCGGGGCCCACCCGGACGCCGTGGTCGTCGACCAGTCGGCCATCGGCATCTCCGCCCGCTCCACCCCGGCGACGTACCTCGGGATCATGGACACGGTGCGGAAGGTCTTCGCGCGCGAGACCGGTGCCGAGCCGGGCTTCTTCAGTTTCAACTCGGCCGGGGCGTGCGGGACCTGCGAGGGGCGCGGGACCATCCACACCGACCTCGCCTTCATGGATCCGGTGACCACCACCTGCCACGACTGCGAGGGGCGGCGCTTCCGGGAGGAGGTGCTGCGGCTGACGGTGGACGGCCGGTCGGTCGCCGACGTGCTCGCGATGACCGCCGACCAGGCCCTCGGCTTCTTCTCCGACCCCGGTCTACGCCGTCGGCTGCGCGCCCTGCGCGACGTCGGTCTCACCTACCTCACCCTCGGGCAGCCGCTGTCCACGCTCTCCGGCGGCGAGCGGCAGCGGATCAAGCTGGCGACCCGGCTGCACCGCACCGGCGCGGTCTACGTCCTGGACGAGCCGACCACCGGTCTGCACATGTCGGACGTCGAGGGGCTGCTCGCCCTGCTGGACCGGCTCGTGGACGCCGGCAACACGGTCGTGGTCGTCGAGCACAACCTGGACGTGGTGGCGCACGCCGACCGGGTGATCGACCTGGGCCCGGACGGCGGGCGGGACGGAGGCCGGGTGATCTTCGAGGGCACCCCGCGCGAACTGCTCGCGGCCCGCGGCTCCAGCACCGCCGAGCATCTCAGGAGGGCCACGAGGGGCTGA
- the ddaH gene encoding dimethylargininase, with the protein MPSKKALVRRPSPRLAEGLVTHVEREKVDHGLALEQWDAYVEALRAHGWETLEVDPAEDCPDSVFVEDAVVVFRNVALITRPGAESRRAETAGVEEAVARLGCSVNWVWEPGTLDGGDVLKIGDTIYVGRGGRTNAAGVQQLRAAFEPLGARVVAVPVSKVLHLKSAVTALPDGTVIGHVPLTDVPSLFPRFLPVPEESGAHVVLLGGSRLLMAASAPKTAELLADLGHEPVLVDIGEFEKLEGCVTCLSVRLRELYD; encoded by the coding sequence GTGCCCAGCAAGAAGGCCCTCGTCCGCCGCCCCAGCCCCAGGCTCGCCGAAGGACTGGTGACACACGTCGAGCGGGAGAAGGTCGATCACGGCCTGGCCCTCGAACAGTGGGACGCCTACGTCGAGGCCCTCCGAGCGCACGGCTGGGAGACGCTGGAGGTGGACCCGGCCGAGGACTGCCCGGACTCGGTCTTCGTCGAGGACGCCGTCGTCGTGTTCCGCAACGTCGCGCTGATCACGCGGCCCGGCGCCGAGTCGCGGCGCGCGGAGACGGCCGGTGTCGAGGAGGCCGTGGCCCGGCTCGGCTGCTCGGTGAACTGGGTGTGGGAGCCGGGCACCCTGGACGGCGGCGACGTCCTGAAGATCGGCGACACGATCTACGTGGGACGCGGCGGACGGACCAACGCGGCCGGTGTCCAGCAACTGCGGGCGGCGTTCGAGCCACTGGGCGCCCGGGTCGTCGCCGTGCCCGTGAGCAAGGTGCTGCACCTGAAGTCGGCGGTCACCGCGCTGCCGGACGGGACGGTGATCGGGCACGTCCCGCTGACGGACGTGCCCTCGCTGTTCCCCCGTTTCCTGCCGGTGCCGGAGGAGTCGGGGGCACACGTGGTGCTGCTCGGCGGGAGCAGGCTGCTGATGGCGGCGAGCGCGCCGAAGACGGCGGAGCTGCTCGCCGATCTCGGTCACGAGCCGGTGCTCGTCGACATCGGGGAGTTCGAGAAGCTGGAGGGCTGTGTGACGTGCCTCTCGGTCAGGCTGCGCGAGCTGTACGACTGA